The following DNA comes from Leptospiraceae bacterium.
TGATGAGCTTTTTGGATATTTTCTTTTGAGATAGCGGTGTTTTTTAGGTCAGGTATCCCTACATATGCGGCTTTTCTTCGTGCTATATCCTTAATAGGTTCATACCTTGATTTATCTAAAAGTCCGATATGACTTGAACCTTGTATTCCTTCTCCACCAACTCCATGACAACTTTGACAATTATTTTGATATAGAACATAACCATCGAAATAATCCTCTCTTGCTTTTGAAATTTTTTCTGCTCTTTTAGCGTCCAAAGTTGATATACTGATGTCTTTTGCCACTGTGTAATTCGTTTTTTGGATTGTTTTTTCTAAATCTGGTGATGGTGTCCTTTCAGATGCCGGGGTATTCTCTCCAAAATACCATTTACGATTTTCTTTATAAATTTCTTTTACTTGCTTCATATCTCTTGCTACTGCTTCCTGCCATTGTTTTTTTATTTCTAAATCTTTTGGTTCTTTTCCTAAAGAGTACAAAAAGTTTGCTAATCCCCATTTAGCTTTATCTGTGAGATAATAGTAAGCATGATAATTATAGCCATCTTTTATTGTGTTATTAGTTCCAACAGAGATGGCTTTGAAGTAACTTAGTGGTGTTTTTTCTGGAGTTAGCTCAGCTGTGAAATCTGGAACTTTTACATCTAAGTCTCGTGCTTCTGGTCCATTTCCTTTATAGTCTACCCCATGGCAGTTTTTACAATTCATTTCCGTTGAAGCATAGACAATAGATCCATAATTGATAGAATCTGGTGTTGCTTCATATACTTCAGGTTCTTTTTTACAATAAAGCATCAATGTGATTATGGATAATAAGAAAATATATAAACGTATCATATATTCCCTCTTATATTATTTGATTAATGATGTCCATGCAAACATTCTTCTAATCGTGGATCATTGATGGGTATGAGCTTACTTTTTGTAAGAGCATACCCAATAACTAAAATATACAAACCAGTGAATAATAGCAGCGATCCGATTTCCTGCCAGGAAATCATGACAAAATGACCATGATCTAATGTTGGATATAATACCCAATACATATCCCAAATTTGACCAAATAGCACTAACCCAGAAACCGCAGCCAACCATCCAAAATTTCTCTTTGAATCTCTTCTGATTAACAAAAAGAAGGGCAGTACGAATCGAATAAAAATTAAAGATAGTGATACCAAAGCCCAAGGGTTGTGGCTCATATCGTCGTTATAGATTCTGGTATTGTAAAAGATGGTTTCTTCAGGGATATGCCCATACCAAATCAACAAGAATTGAGAAGCTATACCAATATACGCCCAAAAAATGGAAGAACCCCAAATGTACTTTCCAACGTCATGAATGTGGTTTTCTGTTAGTGTATCTCCATAGTAGCCAGCCTTCTTCAAAAAGTAAACCCATATTGCCATTGCAGAAAAACTACTCAATAAAACTCCTGCAAAGATATACACAGCCCAGATGGTAGAAAACCAGTGGGGTTCAATACTCATGCTTAAATCCCAAGAAGTTGTCGATATGGTTAATCCAAAAACGACGGCAAAACCAGCTGATATTTTCGCTAAGGTAGGAGTATGTTCGAATTTTCCGTCATGATCTTGTTGAACCGAGAGCTTCCAAAGATACCAACCAAATATGATCCAAATGATAAAAACAACAATGTTTCTTCCAATAAAAAAAGGAACATTGAGCCAAGGGGATTTATGCTTAACGAGTTTGTCGGTTTCTGGAGCATGAACCCAGTGATGAAATACTTGATCAATACCTAATCCCAAAATCAAAATGAGAAACACCAGCATGACGGGCATGAACCAAAAGTGGGTCTCAGCCAATCTTCTTATTGTTACGCTCCAAGCAGCACCCGATAAATGATGAACTGAAACAAAAAAGATGGATCCCAACGTGATTGGAAGAAATACCAAAAACGCTAAGTGTAATGAATAGAAAAGCCTGGGATTTCCATGATGATCTCCACCATGATGATGAGCAGAATGCCATGGAAAAATAATTTGCAATATCGTTAAGAACAAACCAATTAAAAATAAACCTAATGCAATGTTGCGTAGTTTTGATGAGAAATGAAATTCGATATTAGAATTTTTTTCAACTCCTGCCATTTGACACCTCTACTTTGCGTTTTGTTGTAATAATCTGATATAATGTATGATTGCCCATCGATCCTCAGGTAAAATTTGAGCTGCGTAAGCCTTCATTCTTGCTCTTCCTACAGTTATGATGTGATAAAACCTACCATCTTCCCAATCTAAAACATTTGATTTATCACCCGCAAGTGCTGGGATGTTTGCCAATCTTGGAGAAAGTGGTCCATCACCTAAGCCTGTAGCTCCATGGCAAACGGCACAGTAGACGTTATATTGTTTTTGTCCTCGTTCTAATACCTGTTTTGTAGGTTTTAAAGGGTTCTTTAGTTCCTTTGCTGGTGTATCAAAGTCATTTGGATCATATAGATAAGGCATATAGTTTCTTGGGACCGTCCCTTCGGGTGGCACCCTCATGGTAGAACCAAATCCTGATTGGCTTTCGATGTTATCACTACCTTTGAGTTTAGCACTATAATAACTAACCAAATAAGTTGTAACGTCCTCTTCTTGGGACTCAACTGCATAGTTATCATGTAAATCCAAAAACCAATGCAAACCTGATTTGTTTCCTGCGTAATTACAACTCCACAAAACTGGTAAAACAGCAAATAAAGTTAGATATTTCATTACAGCTTTCATTTTTCACCTACCTTTTTGATTTCTTCTGCGCCGAGTTCTTGAAAAAGAGCTCTTATTTGATCTTCATTATAGTTTTTAGAACTACCTGATATCCACAAAACAAACTTATCATCAGTTATTCGTTCATCTAAAGGAATTCTACTTGGCTTGGGCATTCTGGATAAAATCATCAAGGTTATCACCGTGCTCAAGCCAGCAAACAAAACTGTTAATTCGAAGGATATAGGTATCATGGCTGGCCAACTGAATGTAGGTTTACCACCATAATTTAGAGGATAAGAATTCAAGTTGGGGTAAGCATCGATTGCTCGAGTGAAGGTGTAGGGAATTATGTTTTCGTGAGATATGGTTTGTACAAACACTGCTA
Coding sequences within:
- a CDS encoding cytochrome c; translation: MIRLYIFLLSIITLMLYCKKEPEVYEATPDSINYGSIVYASTEMNCKNCHGVDYKGNGPEARDLDVKVPDFTAELTPEKTPLSYFKAISVGTNNTIKDGYNYHAYYYLTDKAKWGLANFLYSLGKEPKDLEIKKQWQEAVARDMKQVKEIYKENRKWYFGENTPASERTPSPDLEKTIQKTNYTVAKDISISTLDAKRAEKISKAREDYFDGYVLYQNNCQSCHGVGGEGIQGSSHIGLLDKSRYEPIKDIARRKAAYVGIPDLKNTAISKENIQKAHQNYSFTDEQWTTLIQYIKAIVE
- a CDS encoding cytochrome c, which produces MKYLTLFAVLPVLWSCNYAGNKSGLHWFLDLHDNYAVESQEEDVTTYLVSYYSAKLKGSDNIESQSGFGSTMRVPPEGTVPRNYMPYLYDPNDFDTPAKELKNPLKPTKQVLERGQKQYNVYCAVCHGATGLGDGPLSPRLANIPALAGDKSNVLDWEDGRFYHIITVGRARMKAYAAQILPEDRWAIIHYIRLLQQNAK
- a CDS encoding DUF3341 domain-containing protein; its protein translation is MVTKRDDIIEKIFEKLEKFLDAFFGAQTRAFNNFINRFFVYRYEEANTGMYAVFHSPERLLKAAKAVRERGYDQFDCFSPFPIHGLEYAMGYQRSKLPYVTFFGGLTGFILAVFVQTISHENIIPYTFTRAIDAYPNLNSYPLNYGGKPTFSWPAMIPISFELTVLFAGLSTVITLMILSRMPKPSRIPLDERITDDKFVLWISGSSKNYNEDQIRALFQELGAEEIKKVGEK